Genomic segment of Fusobacterium perfoetens:
GAAGTCCAATAGAATATAGGAAATTTAAAGAAAAAAATGTTGATAATTAAATTGAGTACTTGACAGGGTACAGATCAAAAACACAACTTAAATATTCGCGGGGGATTTATTCACATCCCATACATTCGTGAACAAATTATAAATAAAAAATCTACACCTTATATGGAGCTTTCAACTATTGTAGAGGCTTTAAAAATTTCTATTAAAACTATCAAAAAATATAATAAAGATATTCTAGTTTCTGGAGGTTTAGAATTTTAACCAGCTTTAACAATATAAATCTCAGCTCAACAATATTTATATAAAATATTATATATTTATTTTATATTTAAAATATATATTATTTTTAGTATTTTTTTACACCATTTTTATTGTAAAATGTTCTTAATAATGATAGAATATCCATAATCAATAACTTTTGATTTTTAATTTTACTTTAAAAAGGGGGACTAAAAATGGTGAAAGTAGATTTGAATTGCGATCTTGGAGAAAGTTTTGGAGCTTACAAAATAGGTATGGACGAAGATGTACTACAATATATATCTTCTGCTAATGTTGCTTGTGGTTGGCATGCTGGAGATTCTATGGTTATGGAAAAGACTGTGGCACTTGCTAAGAAAAACGGCGTTGCTGTTGGGGCACATCCTGGTTTTCCTGATTTAGTTGGATTTGGTAGAAGAAATCTAAATGCTAGTCCAGCAGAAGTAAAAACATATATTAAATATCAACTTGGTGCTTTACAAGCCTTTGCTAAAGCTGAGGGGATAAAACTTCAACACGTTAAACCTCACGGAGCTTTATATAATATGGCTGCTAAAGATGCTAAACTTGCTATGGCTATCGCTGAAGCAATAAAAGAAGTTGATGATGATTTAATTTTAATGGGACTTGCTAATAGTGAAATGATAAAAGCTGGAGAAGCTTTAGGATTAAAAGTTGCTAATGAAGTTTTTGCTGACCGTGCTTATAACGACGATGGAACTTTAGTGGCTAGAACTTTACCTGGAGCTGTTATTCACGATAAAGAATTAGCTATAAAAAGAGTTATCAGAATGGTAAAAGAGGGAAAAGTTGAAAGTATAAATGGAAAAGATGTTGATATAAATGTTCAAACTATCTGTATCCATGGAGATAATCCTGAGGCTTTAGTATTCTCTAAAAATATAAAAGAGGCTCTTATAAAAGAAGGTGTAGAAATAACTAATTTAAGAGGTGATGAATAATGGCGGATAACAAAAATAAAGGGGCGATTGTTGGAGCTGCTTTCCTTATGGCTACTTCTGCTATAGGACCTGGATTTTTAACTCAAACTGCTGTTTTTACAGAACAATTTAAAGCAAACTTTGCTTTTACTATTCTTGTTGTTACTGTTGCAACTCTTATAGTTCAACTTAATATTTGGAGAGTTATTTGCGTTTCTGGTATGAGAGGACAAGATATTGCCAATAAAGTGGCTCCTGGTCTTGGATATTTTATCGCTGGACTTGTTTCTCTTGGAGGACTTGCTTTTAATATAGGTAACGTTGGAGGAGCTGCTCTTGGACTTAATGCTCTTTTTGGTTGCAATGTTACTGTTGGAGTTTTAATCTCTGGAGCTCTTGCTGTTTTTGTTTTCCTATCTAAAGATATGGGACCTGTAATGGATAAGCTTACAAAAGTTCTTGGAGGAATTATGATAGTTGTTATGGCTTATGTAGCTGTTTTATCTAATCCACCAGTTGGAGCTGCTATTCACGGAGCTTTCCTACCTGAAAGTTATGGAGATTTAACTCTTTCTATAGTTACTCTTCTTGGAGGAACTATTGGAGGATATATCACTTTTGCTGGAGCACATAGACTTATTGATGCTGATACAAAAGGAATTGAAAATCTTGATAAAATAAATCAAAGTTCTATTATGGGAGTTTCTATTGCATCTATAATTAGAATTATGTTATTCCTTGCTGTTCTTGGAGTAGTTTCTACAGGATTCGCATTAGACCCAGCTAACCCACCTGCATCTGCTTTCAGAGCTGGAGCTGGTGTTATCGGTTATAAAATATTTGGTCTAGTTATCTTTGCTGCTGCTCTTACATCTATCGTTGGAGCTGCTTATACATCAGTATCTTTCCTAAAAACTTTGTCAAAAACTGTTATGGAAAAAGAAAAATTCTTTATAATAGGATTTATAGTTTTCTCTACTGTCGTAATGGCATTTTTAGGAAAACCTGTTGTTTTACTAGTTCTTGCAGGTTCTTTAAATGGACTTATTCTACCTATAACTTTAGGAGTTATTCTTCTTGGTTCTAGAAAAAAAGAGATTGTTGGAGAATACAAACACTCTATGGTTTTAACTATTCTTGGAGCTATAGTTGTATTGGTTACTGGTTATGCAGGAATTACATCTTTACAAGGAATATTAAAACTTTTTAGCTAAAATTAAAATTTTAATTGAGAAGATTTTCCTCTAAAATTTTGAGGAAAATTTTCTCTCTTATATTATATAGGAGGAATTATGAGATTTTTAAAAGCTGGAGACTCTTCCCTTATAATTGAATTAGGTAATGAGATATCTCCTATAATAAACTATAACCTAAAAAAAATTACTGATTATCTTGATTCTTTAAAGCACCCTGCTATAAAAGATTTGTTACCTACTTATAGATCTGTTATTGTTTACTATGATCCTCTTTTAATAACTTTTGAAGAACTAAAAGATATAGTTGAAAAAAATTGTAAAATAGATGACACTAATGTAGATTCTATGAAAAAATTTATAGTCGAGATCCCTGTTCTTTATGGTGGAGAATATGGTCCTGATATAGAAAATATCGCTACACACAACAATCTTTCTATAGAAGAAGTTATAAAAATTCATACTTCTGGAGAATATTTAGTGTATATGCTTGGATTTACTCCTGGTTTCCCATATCTAGGTGGAATGGACAAAAGAATCGCCACTCCTCGTTTAAAAACTCCTAGAACAAAAATCCCCGGTGGATCTGTTGGAATAGCTGGAGAACAAACTGGAGTATATCCAATAGAAAGTCCTGGTGGTTGGCAACTTCTTGGAAGAACACCACTAAATTTCTTTGACCCTAATAATGAAAAACCATTCCTTATCAATGCTGGAGAATATATAAAATTTGTGCAAATCTCTGAAGAGGAATATCACAAAATAATTGAACAAGTAAAAAATAAAACTTATGTTGTAAAAAGTTACTGGAAGGAGGACTAGTTATGGAAACTATTAAAATTTTAGATGCTGGACTTTTAACTACTGTCCAAGATTTAGGAAGATATGGATTCCAAAGATATGGTGTTTCTGCTTCTGGTGTAATGGACGAGTATTCTGCCAAAATTGCAAATAAATTAGTTGGAAATAAAGTAGGTGAAGCTGTTCTTGAAACTACTTTAAAAGGTGTTCAAATAGAGTTTTTACAAAATACAGCTGTTGCAATTACTGGTGGAAATTGTGATGTAACTTTAAATGGAGCTAAAATAGAATTATGGCAAAGTTATTTAGTTAACAGAGGGGATATTCTTAAAATGGGAATATGCAGATCTGGACTTAGAAACTATCTAGCTTTTGCTGGTGGAATAGATGTTCCTATTATAATGAACAGTAAATCTACAAACTTAAAAGCAAAAGTTGGAGGATTTAATGGAAGAAAACTTATGACTGGAGATGTTTTATCAGTTGGAGTTGGATCTCTAGAAGCTCCTTTAACTCTTAACAAACA
This window contains:
- a CDS encoding LamB/YcsF family protein, producing MVKVDLNCDLGESFGAYKIGMDEDVLQYISSANVACGWHAGDSMVMEKTVALAKKNGVAVGAHPGFPDLVGFGRRNLNASPAEVKTYIKYQLGALQAFAKAEGIKLQHVKPHGALYNMAAKDAKLAMAIAEAIKEVDDDLILMGLANSEMIKAGEALGLKVANEVFADRAYNDDGTLVARTLPGAVIHDKELAIKRVIRMVKEGKVESINGKDVDINVQTICIHGDNPEALVFSKNIKEALIKEGVEITNLRGDE
- a CDS encoding NRAMP family divalent metal transporter, giving the protein MADNKNKGAIVGAAFLMATSAIGPGFLTQTAVFTEQFKANFAFTILVVTVATLIVQLNIWRVICVSGMRGQDIANKVAPGLGYFIAGLVSLGGLAFNIGNVGGAALGLNALFGCNVTVGVLISGALAVFVFLSKDMGPVMDKLTKVLGGIMIVVMAYVAVLSNPPVGAAIHGAFLPESYGDLTLSIVTLLGGTIGGYITFAGAHRLIDADTKGIENLDKINQSSIMGVSIASIIRIMLFLAVLGVVSTGFALDPANPPASAFRAGAGVIGYKIFGLVIFAAALTSIVGAAYTSVSFLKTLSKTVMEKEKFFIIGFIVFSTVVMAFLGKPVVLLVLAGSLNGLILPITLGVILLGSRKKEIVGEYKHSMVLTILGAIVVLVTGYAGITSLQGILKLFS
- the pxpB gene encoding 5-oxoprolinase subunit PxpB, which translates into the protein MRFLKAGDSSLIIELGNEISPIINYNLKKITDYLDSLKHPAIKDLLPTYRSVIVYYDPLLITFEELKDIVEKNCKIDDTNVDSMKKFIVEIPVLYGGEYGPDIENIATHNNLSIEEVIKIHTSGEYLVYMLGFTPGFPYLGGMDKRIATPRLKTPRTKIPGGSVGIAGEQTGVYPIESPGGWQLLGRTPLNFFDPNNEKPFLINAGEYIKFVQISEEEYHKIIEQVKNKTYVVKSYWKED